The following coding sequences lie in one Arachis stenosperma cultivar V10309 chromosome 5, arast.V10309.gnm1.PFL2, whole genome shotgun sequence genomic window:
- the LOC130979171 gene encoding F-box protein At1g70590-like, translating into MKHRTWPRASSSSPFSSFPFPTDTPSSSSAAKHTRFVRRCSHSHPPPLSAAPSDGGAGFSALPYDVMAKIAASFDDPTLKAASVVCRSWWEALRPLREAMMLLRWGKKFKHGSPRVKQNAEKALESFEKAAARGSALAMVDAGLMYWERGEKQRALDLFLKSAELGNHAAQCNLGISYLQAEPPKTEEAIKWLRKASVGGNARAQYQLALTLHRSCGTKSNMKEAARWYLKAAEGGYVRAMYNISLCYSFGDGLTHSNQLARKWMKRAADRGHSKAQYEHGLALFSEGDMMKAVVYLELATRAGERGASHVKNEALHRLSAASRDHAMHLADSWRALPSK; encoded by the exons ATGAAGCACCGAACATGGCCACGCGCCTCCTCTTCCTCACCCTTCTCCTCTTTCCCCTTCCCAACCGACACCCCGTCCTCTTCCTCGGCCGCGAAACACACTCGTTTTGTTCGTCGCTGCTCCCACAGCCACCCTCCTCCCTTGTCGGCTGCACCTTCCGACGGCGGCGCTGGCTTCTCGGCGCTACCGTACGACGTGATGGCGAAGATAGCGGCGTCGTTCGATGACCCAACGCTGAAGGCGGCGTCGGTGGTGTGCCGGTCGTGGTGGGAGGCGTTGCGGCCGCTGAGAGAGGCGATGATGCTGCTCCGGTGGGGGAAGAAGTTCAAGCACGGAAGCCCACGGGTGAAACAGAACGCAGAAAAGGCACTGGAGTCGTTCGAGAAGGCGGCGGCGCGTGGGTCTGCACTCGCCATGGTGGACGCCGGGCTCATGTATTGGGAGAGAGGGGAGAAGCAGAGAGCCCTCGATTTGTTCCTGAAATCTGCGGAGCTCGGAAACCATGCCGCACAGTGCAATTTAGGGATTTCGTATTTGCAAG CTGAACCTCCAAAAACTGAGGAAGCTATAAAATGGTTGCGGAAAGCCTCCGTTGGTGGGAATGCTCGTGCCCAGTACCAACTTGCACTCACTCTGCATCGAAGTTGTGGGACCAAGAGCAATATGAAAGAAGCT GCAAGATGGTATCTGAAAGCTGCAGAAGGAGGGTATGTGCGTGCAATGTATAATATCTCCTTATGCTACTCTTTTGGGGATGGCTTGACACACAGTAATCAATTGGCAAGAAAATGGATGAAGCGGGCTGCAGATCGTGGTCACAGTAAAGCTCAATATGAGCATGGACTGGCTCTCTTCTCG GAGGGAGACATGATGAAAGCTGTGGTATACTTGGAACTTGCTACTCGGGCTGGTGAAAGAGGTGCTTCTCATGTCAAGAATGAAGCTTTACACCGGCTTTCAGCAGCTTCACGTGATCATGCCATGCATCTCGCTGACAGTTGGCGTGCTCTGCCATCAAAATAA
- the LOC130978952 gene encoding ARM REPEAT PROTEIN INTERACTING WITH ABF2-like: protein MAAVASSEQQQQHHQEKRIEDELSYPIMVAERVRAAADEADSFKTECSEVWKQVDRLLQMLRSLVRFATSAASSPGGPPLYERPVRRVASEASKNLDRALSLVRKCKRRSILRRVVTIVSAADFRKVLSYLEASIGDMRWLLSILDADGSAAAAGGGGGIVLSLPPIASNDPILSWVWSFIASVQMGQLNDRVEAANELASLANDNDRNKKIIVEEGGVPPLLKLLKESSSPVAQIAAASALCNLANDLERVRVIVSELGVPIVVQVLADSPMKVQIRVAQLVARMAEHDPVAQEDFARENAIRPLVTLLSFDTFVDDSMGQLGRQSIHSIVQINRELGKKTAMMGRSGNRPLTNSFSSFSHSEGSSRGGNHRKDRENEDPAVKLQLKVSCAEALWMLARGSVTNSRKITETKGMLCLAKLVEKEQGELQYNCLMTIMEITAAAESNADLRRAAFKTNSPAAKAVVEQLLRMIKEVDNPSLRIPAIKSIGSLARTFPARETRVIGPLVTQLSHRNTDVAAEAAIALNKFACPDNFLHVEHSKAIIEFNGVPALMRLLRANEITQLHGLILLCYLALHAGNSESLEQARVLTALEGADRAVIAQHPELRELVSRALIHLNLYHAGINSQRITYLP, encoded by the coding sequence ATGGCGGCCGTGGCGTCGTCGGAGCAGCAGCAACAGCATCACCAAGAGAAGCGAATCGAGGACGAACTCTCGTACCCGATCATGGTGGCGGAGCGTGTTCGCGCGGCAGCTGACGAGGCTGACTCGTTCAAGACCGAGTGCTCCGAGGTCTGGAAGCAGGTCGACCGTCTCCTCCAGATGCTCCGCTCACTCGTCCGCTTCGCCACCTCCGCCGCCTCCTCCCCAGGTGGTCCCCCTCTCTACGAGCGCCCCGTCCGCCGCGTCGCCAGTGAAGCCTCCAAGAACCTCGACCGCGCTCTTTCCCTGGTCCGCAAGTGCAAGCGCCGCTCCATCCTCCGCCGCGTCGTCACCATCGTCTCCGCCGCAGACTTCCGCAAGGTCCTCTCCTACCTCGAAGCTTCCATCGGCGACATGCGCTGGCTGCTCTCCATCCTCGACGCCGACGGCTCCGCGGCGGCCGCAGGCGGAGGTGGCGGCATCGTCCTCTCGCTCCCTCCGATCGCCAGCAACGACCCCATTCTGTCTTGGGTATGGTCTTTCATTGCTAGTGTTCAAATGGGTCAATTGAACGACAGGGTAGAAGCCGCTAATGAACTTGCCTCGCTTGCGAATGATAACGATAGGAACAAGAAGATCATTGTTGAGGAAGGTGGGGTTCCACCTTTGTTGAAGCTCTTGAAAGAGAGTTCTTCGCCCGTTGCGCAAATTGCTGCGGCTAGCGCCTTGTGTAACTTGGCTAATGATTTGGAGAGGGTTAGGGTCATTGTGAGTGAGCTTGGTGTCCCTATTGTTGTGCAGGTTCTTGCTGATTCTCCCATGAAGGTGCAGATACGGGTTGCCCAATTGGTTGCCCGGATGGCCGAGCATGACCCTGTTGCACAGGAGGATTTCGCCCGGGAGAATGCCATTAGGCCTCTTGTTACACTGTTGTCCTTTGATACATTTGTGGATGATTCTATGGGCCAATTGGGCCGTCAGAGCATTCATTCCATTGTTCAGATTAATAGGGAATTGGGGAAGAAGACGGCTATGATGGGTAGGTCTGGTAATCGGCCGTTGACGAATTCTTTCTCGAGTTTTTCACATTCAGAGGGCAGTAGCAGAGGTGGAAATCACAGGAAAGACAGGGAGAATGAGGACCCTGCTGTAAAGCTTCAGCTAAAGGTTAGTTGCGCTGAAGCCTTGTGGATGCTTGCTAGAGGAAGTGTGACCAATAGTAGGAAGATAACCGAAACCAAAGGGATGCTTTGTTTGGCTAAGCTTGTTGAGAAGGAACAGGGGGAGCTGCAGTACAATTGCTTGATGACGATTATGGAGATAACAGCTGCAGCCGAGTCCAATGCTGATCTTCGCCGTGCAGCATTCAAGACTAACTCTCCTGCTGCTAAAGCTGTGGTGGAACAACTCTTGAGGATGATTAAGGAGGTGGACAACCCGTCCTTGCGAATTCCAGCCATAAAGTCAATTGGTTCATTAGCCAGGACATTTCCTGCTAGAGAGACTAGAGTAATCGGTCCCCTGGTAACACAGCTGAGTCATAGAAACACAGATGTTGCGGCTGAAGCAGCCATTGCTCTTAACAAGTTTGCTTGTCCAGATAATTTTCTACATGTGGAGCATTCCAAGGCCATAATTGAATTCAATGGAGTCCCGGCACTAATGAGACTGCTAAGGGCCAATGAAATTACACAGTTGCATGGGTTAATTCTCCTATGCTACCTTGCACTACATGCTGGTAACAGCGAATCGTTAGAACAAGCGAGGGTATTGACGGCTCTGGAGGGTGCAGACAGAGCAGTTATAGCACAGCATCCTGAGTTAAGAGAATTAGTGTCCAGAGCATTAATCCACCTCAATCTGTATCATGCAGGGATCAATTCTCAAAGGATAACATATTTGCCTTGA